The nucleotide window CGGTATGCTATTAGGATTTTTATTTGCGTTTCAATACTCAATATTTCCCGCTTGGTTATCTGAAAACATTAATACTAATGTGAGATACTCGTACATAGCTTTCTCAATCAATTTAGGAGTGGCACTTTCATCCTTTGCCCCTTACATAGTAACAGCACTAGGATTAATCTTTCATAATCCGGTCATAGGATTGCAGTTTTTGATATATCTGCTTCAATATTAGGAGGAATAGCCGCTTTACTATCACCACCTGATAAAGTGGGAATGCAACTTAGTTGAAAAAAGTCAACTTTTTTCTTCTTCTCTTTTTCTTAGCTCAAATCTCTTCAATTTACCGGTCTCCGTTCTAGGTAATTCTTTAACGAATTCTATTTCTCTAGGATACGCATATAAGGCTAGTCTGCTTTTTACAAATTGTTGAATTTCCTCTACTAGACTATCAGATGGAGAATATCCATCCTTTAGTACTATAAATGCCTTTATTACATTTCCTCTCAACCTATCCGGCTTACCTATTACAGCAACTTCTTGAACTGCGGGATGTTGTAATATAATACTCTCTATCTCCTCCGGTCCCAATCTATAGCCGGAAACCTTTATTACGTCATCCCCTCTCCCTTTAAACCAAATATAACCATTTTGATCCATTAAACCTAGGTCTCCCATTAAGAACCAATGTCCTCTAAACTTCTTAGCGGTAGCTTCCGGATTCTTATAATATCCTAGAAATAATACAGGATCCTCTATCCTTACTGCTATTTCTCCAACTTGATTTATTACCTCATTACCTTTTTCATCAATGACTGCTATCTCATGACCGGGAGTAGGTTTACCTACAGATCCTATCTTACGCCACATGGAGTTATTTACGGTCACTAGATTAGCCTCTGTACAACCATAAAATTCATTAACATTGGGGGATAACTCTTTCATTGCCCACTCAATCAAGTCTCCTCCCACAGCTTCTCCAGCACTACTAACTGCTCTTAATCTTAAATCGTAATCTCTCCTTGGACTACTAACTTCCTTCCTAATCATTCTTAAAGCCGTAGGGGGGATGAAAGCGCAAGTAACCTTATAACAGACGGGGGTTCAAAGGGGGCGGAAAACTTCTCTTTGAGGCGGATCCCTTTGTAGAAAAGTTAAAATAGGAAAATAACGAAATACACATCAATGCCCACCTTAGGGTTTCGCTTCCGTGCATACACTGACGAACAAACCCTTAGGGCGTTAAAGGCCCAGTTGAAGTTAGCGTGCAAAATCTACAACACCTTAAGGTGGGCAGACATATACTTTTACCAAAGGGATGGGAAAGGACTTACGCAGACTGAGTTAAGACAGTTGGCTCTAGATCTGAGAAAACAAGATGATGAGTATAAGCAACTCTATTCTCAAGTAGTTCAACAAATAGCCGACCGTTACTACGAAGCTAGACAGAGGTTTTTTGAAGGTTTAGCACGTTTCCCGAAAGAAAAGAAACCTCACAAATACTACTCCCTTGTCTATCCCCAGTATGGTTGGAAAATACTTCACGTTAGAGAAATAAGAAAAGGAAGCAAGAAGAAACTAATAACGCTTAAACTATCAAATCTTGGTACATTCAAGGTAATAGTTCACCGAGACTTTCCCCTTGACAAAGTAAAGAGGGTAGTAGTGAAGCTAACAAGATCTGAGAGGATATACATCACTTTCGTAGTTGATCACGAATTCCCCAAGTTACCTAACACTGGTAAGGAAGTGGCGATAGATGTTGGTGTAGAAAAGTTGTTAGTAACGTCAGATGGTGAGTATTTTCCTAATTTGAGACCTTACGAGAAAGCGTTATGGAAAGTGAAGCATCTACACAGAGAACTTTCAAGGAAGAAGTTCCTCTCTAATAATTGGTTTAAGGCTAAGGTTAAGCTTGCTAGGGCTTATGAGTATTTGAAGAATCTAAGAACGGATCTTTACATGAAGTTGGGTAAATGGTTTGCTGAGCATTATGACGTTGTGGTGATGGAGGGTATTCACGCTAAACAACTTGTGGGTAAGTCCTTGAGGTCTCTGAGGAGGAGGCTGAGTGATGTGGGATTTGGTGAGTTGAGGGGTGTGCTGAAGTATCAGCTGGAAAAATACGGTAAGAAACTCATCCTAGTTAATCCTGCATACACTTCCAAAACTTGTGCTAGGTGCGGGTATGTGAAAAATGACTTGTCTCTATCTGATCGTGTTTTCGTTTGTCCCAACTGTGGTTGGATTGCAGATCGTGACTATAATGCTTCTCTTAACATCTTACGTGGATCGGGGTCGGAGCGACCCTTAGTGTGGAGCTCCGCCCTCTACCAGTACTCTGGCATGGCAGAGCTGTGAAGCAGGAAGCTCCCTCATTTATGAGGGGGTAGCTCACATTTTTGCATTATGGCTAGGGTATCTTTAGGGGAGAATTTACCTAGCCTTCTATATGCTACTATTGGCTTCCCGAAATAGAGGCTAGGTAGTATTACATCGCCTATAGCCCCAATCCAGCCCCAGTCCGCGGGTGTATAAAATACATCCTCTTCTCTTGGTGCCATTTCGAAATAGAGCTGATAGGCAGGAATATGTCCCAACAGAAATCTATGAGCATGAAGGACTCCCTTTGGTGCTCCAGTACTACCAGAGGTATAAAAGAGTTGGGCTGGATCATCACTCTTAGTATCTACCGCATAATGTACTCCAGAGGTCTTTTTAACCTCATCGAAATTAATTTCACTTTCATCTCTAGCTTCATCAGCAACTATAATCTTAGTTACGTTCCTTAATTTTTCTCTAACCTCTTTTCTTGAACCTTCAATTATTATAGCCTTGGCATCACTTTGTCTTATTCTATATTCAACAGCCTCTACTCCCATTAATGGTGAAATCGATAAGCTAATTGCTCCAAGCCTATATAGTGATAAAATACTTATTACAGTTTCAACCCTGGGCTGTAAGTAAATACCAACCACATCCCCTCTTTTTACTCCTATTTCTCTTAAAATTGTTATTAAAGAATCGCTAAGACTCTTTAATTGGGCGAAAGTATAAACGAAATGATCACCTTCCTCGTCTTCATAGTATATTGCGATGTTATCTCCTACACCTTCCTTAACCTTTCTATCTAATATCGATTCTCCTATATTAAAGCGAGAAGGAATATTCCATTTGAATGTTCTCACAAGTTCATCATAATTATGAAATCTAATTTCCCTCAAATCTACCTCGAGCATAAGAAGACTATCTCAATTCTAGTATATAACTATTATTATTTATGATAGTATTAAATTGATGGTAAGTTAAGCTTTTAAATATAAATTAGGAAAAGGCTTTATGTATAGGGTTATTGAGTTAGGACACGTAATTTCAGCACCATTCGCAGGAGAGATCTTGAGACATTTAGGATTTGAGGTAATAAAGATTGAACCACTACTAGGAGATCCAAGTAGGAAAGACGACGTTTTAGTAGATTCCATGTTCGTCTTCAATAATAGGGGTAAAAGATCAATTTCCGTAGATTTAAGAAAGGAAAAGGGAAAAGAGGTTTTCCTAAGATTAGTACGGAACTCCCACGTCTTAATCGAGAACTTATCTCCTCATGTAATGGATAGGCTAGGATTATCAGATGACGTTATATTTTCGACCAATCCCTCCTTAGTATACTGCTCCATAAAGGGATATCCTAAGGGGAAATACGAAAATCTACCTGCCTTCGGTACCATAATTGAGGCGGAAAGCGGTATCATGGATGCTAATGGAAAGGCAAGGTTACCTGCTTCAATAACCGACATGAACGCATCTACGTATTGCGTAATTACGATTTTATGGGCACTGCTTATGAAGAAACCCGGGCACTATAGGGTGAGCATTATCCAAGCCAATACAGTTTGGTTAGGATATTATCTCATAGCATATCAGAAATACGGTAAGCTCTTTGAAGCTGGAAAAGATGAACTTCCCTTCTGGGCTCCCTATGAGTTATTCAAGAGTTCCGAGGAGAAGGAATTTTACTTAGCAGTAAATGATAACGAAAAATTTACAAAGCTCTGTAAGGCACTGGGATTAGAGGACCTATTAGCTGATGAAAGGTTTAAAACTAACGCGGATAGGGTTAGAAATAGAAAGATATTACATGAAAAGCTTCAACAGAAGTTCAGCTCAATGAAACTGGAAGAGATAATGAACATTTTACGTTATAATGATATACCCGTGGGTAAATTAAATAACTTGAAAGATTTAATTAGTAACGAATTAGTGGAATGGGATACGTTTAGAAACGTTCAAGTACCTAAACTCCCTCTACCAGGTAGTCTTAATAGCCAACATGTGCCAAATGTAGGGGAAGATACTCTATATATATTAAAAGAGCTTGGGTATTCAGAAAACGAAATAGAAAGTATGATAAAAGAAAATGTAATTAATTATAACAAATAGAGAAGAAAAGAAGGGGTTGGACTTTTATAGGATTTCATGATATTTAAA belongs to Saccharolobus solfataricus and includes:
- a CDS encoding CaiB/BaiF CoA transferase family protein: MYRVIELGHVISAPFAGEILRHLGFEVIKIEPLLGDPSRKDDVLVDSMFVFNNRGKRSISVDLRKEKGKEVFLRLVRNSHVLIENLSPHVMDRLGLSDDVIFSTNPSLVYCSIKGYPKGKYENLPAFGTIIEAESGIMDANGKARLPASITDMNASTYCVITILWALLMKKPGHYRVSIIQANTVWLGYYLIAYQKYGKLFEAGKDELPFWAPYELFKSSEEKEFYLAVNDNEKFTKLCKALGLEDLLADERFKTNADRVRNRKILHEKLQQKFSSMKLEEIMNILRYNDIPVGKLNNLKDLISNELVEWDTFRNVQVPKLPLPGSLNSQHVPNVGEDTLYILKELGYSENEIESMIKENVINYNK